A window from Leisingera sp. M658 encodes these proteins:
- a CDS encoding virB8 family protein: protein MNKEVEIIEEELIYGARRREQLWQKLAFGGMAFGVIGCLSAAAVAILDVDPAPVVVPYDPETGMALPNASVGAVQVTQNQAIIEAQVYRYVTQRETYNQLDNDLRVRRILESSSGAADASMRQLWNSANESFPPEVYGPSARLDVEIQSITRIGENRAQVRFRKRLTSPQGVQAGLFTATLLFDFRPEERRSIDHVWTNPFGFTVTEYAVRSDRLEN, encoded by the coding sequence TTGAACAAGGAAGTGGAAATTATCGAAGAAGAGCTGATCTACGGCGCGCGGCGGCGTGAACAGCTCTGGCAAAAGCTGGCCTTTGGCGGGATGGCATTCGGTGTAATTGGGTGCCTTTCGGCCGCGGCTGTCGCCATCCTCGATGTTGACCCTGCTCCGGTAGTCGTTCCTTACGATCCGGAAACAGGAATGGCGCTTCCAAATGCATCCGTTGGCGCTGTGCAGGTCACACAAAACCAGGCGATCATTGAAGCGCAAGTGTATCGTTATGTGACGCAGCGCGAAACATACAACCAGCTCGACAATGACTTGCGTGTGCGGCGCATTCTCGAAAGCTCGTCTGGCGCGGCTGACGCCTCGATGCGTCAACTCTGGAATAGCGCAAACGAAAGCTTTCCGCCCGAAGTGTACGGTCCAAGCGCCCGGCTTGATGTTGAAATTCAGAGCATCACCCGAATTGGCGAAAACAGGGCTCAGGTCCGTTTCAGGAAGCGCCTGACCTCGCCGCAAGGCGTCCAGGCAGGTTTGTTTACAGCGACGCTCCTGTTCGATTTCCGGCCCGAAGAACGGCGTTCCATAGACCATGTGTGGACCAACCCCTTTGGCTTCACCGTCACCGAGTATGCCGTTCGGTCAGACAGATTGGAGAACTAA
- a CDS encoding TrbG/VirB9 family P-type conjugative transfer protein: MKALKTITLTAVLALTSFPAWSESIPKSGGRDARVRIATYQERQVYRLSVSLTHVTTVEFGEGETIRSIIAGDTEGFQLDGVPGGRAFAIKPNGRGVHSNITVYTNRRSYYFNVTEARSPTYYVVQFRYPETNRRPQNAVAQQAPNYNYAASSSTEFTPASVWDDGTFTYFRFPRNAPVPAIFRHSGGRERTVNSQQVEDGVLRVSGVSREWVLRLGEEIVCIEEIVKAGESS, from the coding sequence ATGAAGGCATTGAAAACAATCACTCTGACCGCCGTTTTGGCGCTCACTTCGTTTCCGGCATGGTCGGAATCCATTCCAAAATCTGGGGGACGCGACGCACGGGTGCGGATCGCGACTTATCAGGAACGGCAGGTTTATCGTTTGAGCGTCAGCTTAACACACGTAACTACTGTCGAATTCGGAGAAGGCGAAACCATTCGCTCGATCATCGCCGGTGATACTGAAGGTTTCCAATTGGACGGCGTGCCTGGAGGACGTGCCTTCGCCATCAAGCCAAATGGCAGAGGCGTTCATAGCAACATCACCGTCTACACTAACCGGCGGAGCTATTATTTCAACGTAACAGAGGCCCGGTCCCCGACCTACTACGTTGTTCAATTCCGGTATCCGGAGACGAACCGCCGCCCGCAGAATGCAGTTGCTCAACAGGCCCCAAATTACAATTACGCGGCCAGCTCAAGCACTGAGTTCACACCCGCATCGGTTTGGGATGATGGCACATTCACCTATTTCCGCTTCCCTCGCAACGCGCCCGTTCCGGCAATTTTCCGGCACTCCGGCGGTCGTGAGCGCACGGTTAACAGCCAGCAGGTCGAAGACGGCGTGCTGCGCGTTTCCGGTGTTAGCCGGGAATGGGTTCTCCGCTTGGGCGAAGAAATTGTCTGCATTGAAGAAATCGTAAAGGCTGGAGAATCCTCATGA
- a CDS encoding TrbI/VirB10 family protein — protein sequence MSDQPDFEARLAALEGGETNTAEKKRPSVLLATVGIGAILSLGGLAYLGAQPQEEVALPTAQPDEFQPAGDGFGEIQPFVPPAPPEPEIRVVEQQVEPNAELLAQIAKLQAQIEAIQNAPEPVVEDNSAAAEAIEALTAQIAALQESSEAAQSQFTEELAARDRQLRMLRSDLELAQLQTPAEPILNGPSDEEQRRLAELERRRQQELAFQQARIESPMIAFGNSSNSGAGGDELASRTFGEVTDFVLNGAAPSQVTQSEIIANPSSTVVQGTMIQAVTETAMDSSLPGQIRAVISEDVHAFDGSRVLIPRGSRLIGRYRSGLDIAQKRVTIAWDRIIMPNNQSVEISSFGGDELGRSGVTGFVDTRFAERFGSAALISLISAAPSAASANVTDDTAAEVLEDIGDDLANATDSVIGEYLSLGPVIYVEQGSRITVMVDRDLEIF from the coding sequence ATGAGCGACCAACCGGATTTTGAAGCCCGCCTTGCGGCGCTGGAAGGCGGCGAAACAAACACCGCTGAGAAAAAACGCCCTTCAGTGTTGCTCGCAACTGTTGGAATTGGTGCTATTCTGTCCCTCGGTGGCCTAGCCTATCTCGGGGCGCAGCCTCAAGAAGAGGTCGCATTGCCGACCGCGCAGCCTGATGAGTTCCAGCCAGCGGGTGACGGATTTGGAGAAATCCAACCATTCGTCCCCCCTGCCCCGCCGGAACCAGAAATTCGGGTCGTTGAACAGCAAGTCGAACCAAATGCGGAACTTCTGGCACAAATCGCAAAACTGCAAGCGCAGATCGAGGCAATTCAGAATGCACCTGAGCCGGTTGTAGAAGATAACTCAGCTGCAGCTGAGGCTATCGAGGCGCTGACAGCCCAGATTGCCGCTCTACAAGAGTCATCTGAAGCCGCCCAGTCTCAGTTTACGGAAGAACTGGCAGCCAGAGACAGACAGCTTCGGATGCTGCGCAGTGACCTTGAATTGGCGCAGCTCCAAACACCCGCCGAACCCATCCTGAACGGCCCTTCTGATGAAGAACAGCGGCGATTGGCAGAGTTGGAGCGTCGGCGTCAGCAGGAACTTGCTTTCCAGCAGGCACGCATTGAATCTCCCATGATCGCATTTGGCAACAGCTCAAATTCCGGCGCGGGTGGGGACGAACTGGCTTCGCGCACCTTTGGCGAGGTTACAGATTTTGTTCTCAATGGCGCTGCGCCTTCGCAAGTGACCCAATCGGAAATCATCGCCAACCCGTCAAGCACCGTTGTTCAAGGCACTATGATACAGGCGGTAACGGAAACAGCTATGGATAGTTCCCTGCCCGGCCAGATCCGCGCGGTGATCTCTGAAGACGTTCACGCCTTCGACGGATCCCGCGTTCTGATCCCGCGCGGATCGCGTTTGATCGGACGCTATCGGTCTGGTCTCGACATTGCTCAGAAGCGTGTGACCATCGCTTGGGACCGCATAATTATGCCCAACAACCAGAGCGTAGAAATCAGCTCTTTCGGGGGTGATGAGCTAGGCCGCTCTGGTGTGACCGGCTTTGTCGATACTCGCTTTGCGGAACGCTTCGGTTCCGCCGCTCTGATTTCTCTGATTTCGGCCGCCCCGTCGGCTGCGTCCGCCAACGTCACAGACGACACCGCCGCCGAAGTCCTGGAAGACATTGGCGACGACCTGGCGAACGCAACGGACAGCGTGATCGGTGAATACCTGTCCTTGGGTCCGGTGATCTACGTCGAACAGGGTTCGCGGATTACCGTCATGGTAGATCGTGATCTGGAGATTTTCTAA
- a CDS encoding type IV secretion system protein, translated as MKTIEKSRALFRTVATAALIGAGAVIATPGLLGGGAAHAQGVPTVDTQNIAQEIQQLRQMIEDEVLQNEQLLQLREQFATLQEQLGQLQETYDALTGLMELPEIIRTEMEAELNGILDQEFGDIIGTIEAIQNGDWSALAGSGSGEIRTQMDRVLAEAGFDEDTLSQMANSGNPGASRTATQATTGALVSAAAQNSYDDAGQSLERVDRLVGMIGDMEELKDSVDLNTRVTAELAIALVAMWQLEAVQTVGDGQAGLIDAATIAEEQQFMDFTLPTLNAN; from the coding sequence ATGAAAACCATCGAAAAATCCCGTGCCCTATTTCGCACGGTTGCAACGGCGGCGCTCATCGGAGCCGGTGCTGTCATCGCCACGCCCGGCCTTTTGGGTGGCGGCGCGGCTCATGCTCAGGGTGTACCCACCGTAGATACTCAGAACATCGCGCAGGAAATCCAGCAACTTCGACAGATGATCGAAGATGAAGTGCTGCAAAACGAGCAACTTCTTCAGCTTCGTGAGCAATTTGCGACGTTGCAAGAACAGCTGGGCCAACTTCAGGAAACCTACGACGCTTTGACCGGCCTCATGGAACTACCCGAAATCATCCGGACTGAAATGGAAGCAGAGCTGAACGGTATTCTGGATCAGGAGTTCGGCGACATTATCGGTACCATCGAAGCCATCCAAAACGGCGACTGGTCGGCACTTGCCGGATCTGGCTCTGGCGAGATCCGCACGCAGATGGACCGCGTTCTGGCTGAAGCTGGATTTGACGAAGACACACTGTCCCAAATGGCGAACAGCGGCAATCCTGGTGCTTCTCGAACGGCCACACAGGCGACCACAGGTGCGCTAGTCTCAGCCGCTGCTCAGAACAGCTACGACGACGCTGGACAATCGCTTGAGCGTGTTGATCGCCTCGTGGGCATGATCGGTGACATGGAAGAGCTGAAAGACAGTGTGGATCTAAACACGCGGGTCACTGCGGAGCTGGCTATTGCTCTGGTTGCGATGTGGCAACTCGAAGCCGTGCAGACCGTGGGCGACGGCCAGGCTGGTTTAATTGACGCGGCCACCATCGCGGAAGAGCAGCAGTTCATGGACTTCACTCTCCCGACCTTGAACGCGAACTGA